The window GCTTTCGTTGCTTAAACCCGTTGGTCATAAGACACAACGGGGGCGAGGGGAAGTTATACGTTGTTCATAAGATTCAATAGGGAAGGGATAAAACTTCTCTCCATCCACTGGTTGGCCTAAGGACCACATCTCCACATTTTCACATCTCCACATTTTCACATCTCCACATTTTCATAATGCCATGATCACTTTGCTTACTGTCGGGTAATGTCAACAAACGTATATCCAAATTGCTTTCGTTGTTTATACCCGTTGGTCATAAGACACAATGGGGACAATGGGAAGTAATCTGTTGTCCAAAAGTTTCACTGATGAAAGGATTATATTTCTCTCCTCTGGTTGGCGTAAGGACCACATGTTCACATGTCCACACATTCACATCTCCACATATTCTCATCTTCTCATCTCCACAACCTCCTCTTCTCACTTTCCAAACATCTTATCCGCCATTCTTTTATCATGGCCGTAAATATCATCCCTGAAATTGAGCTTGCCATCGCGGTCTACCCATGCAGTGAAATAGCCGATGAAAACATTGATGTCTTTTTTGACTGTGACATATTTTTCCTTGCCGGCATTCATGGCTGCATTGATGGCATCGTCCGTCCAGCTGGCTTCATCCCTGAGTATCCACTGGGCAAATTTCTTGGGTTCAGAAACCCGGATGCAGCCATGGCTGAAGGCTCTTTTCTCCTGCTTGAAAAGGCTTTTTGAAGGGGTGTCGTGCAGGTAAATATTATAACTATTGGGGAACAGGAACTTCACCAGGCCAAGGGAGTTGCTGGGTCCGGGTTTTTGCCTAACCTGGCCTCCGTTCCATTTCATATTGTGTCTGGCCAGGTAATTGGGGTTGCGTTTGATGCCCGGCAGGACTTCATTCTTCAGGATGCCGGGGGGGACGTTCCAGTATGGGCTAAATACCACGTGCTTAAGCTTGCCGGTGAAAATCACTGTATTGTTTTGGGTTGTTCCCACTACCACATTCATGTCGAAGACGAGTTTGCCCTGTTCGTAAATATGGGCCTTGAACTCCGGGATATTCACCAGTACATAATCTCCCTTGGGTTCTTCCGGTACCCACCTGATCCGCTCCATATTCACCAGGATCTGCTTGATGCGGTTTTCGATGGGCTGGTTCATTTCCCGCAGGGTGCCGCCACCAATTGCCCCGTCTTCCTTCATGCCATAGCGGCGCTGGAATCCTTTTACCGCGGCTTCCAGTTCGGGTGTGAAAAGATCGGAGGTGTCGGGAGAATTGAAATCGCCGGTCAGGTAAAGCCGGTGTTTGATCTGGCTGATCTCGGGAAGGCTGTCGCCCAGCT is drawn from Flavihumibacter rivuli and contains these coding sequences:
- a CDS encoding L,D-transpeptidase family protein, translated to MRKTFFFLLAVLFFGLGLSCGNSQPGEAPKTISRDTSILPGNSYSELFFDSLDLERFLETRKLPDTARSLMRNFYNQRNFQYAWFDSSGLAEQAGAFWNLQENYIAYSGDSSIYNPFLQGWADSALAYGKNAIPSSIRPEVEWQLTLQFFRYAAKAYMGDRHLNERDLQWFIPRKKADILSLLDTLIKEKGKSISSYEPVNRQYQLLREELKKYHTIQAEGGWQPLVPKKKKYQLGDSLPEISQIKHRLYLTGDFNSPDTSDLFTPELEAAVKGFQRRYGMKEDGAIGGGTLREMNQPIENRIKQILVNMERIRWVPEEPKGDYVLVNIPEFKAHIYEQGKLVFDMNVVVGTTQNNTVIFTGKLKHVVFSPYWNVPPGILKNEVLPGIKRNPNYLARHNMKWNGGQVRQKPGPSNSLGLVKFLFPNSYNIYLHDTPSKSLFKQEKRAFSHGCIRVSEPKKFAQWILRDEASWTDDAINAAMNAGKEKYVTVKKDINVFIGYFTAWVDRDGKLNFRDDIYGHDKRMADKMFGK